The nucleotide window tttttttaaaaataaaaattcttaatAAATTGTCTATAGTAGTCTCTAAAATTTTAAGACATCCCGTACCGTTGCGTTTAAGTGATTGTCCGACAAGAAGTGTGTCTGTAGGAGAGTCAAAGCTCTGCCATATGAATTTACCATTGGCATCGTATATTACCATATTGCCATTCTCCAAGATCTTGATCCCCACGGCACCTTTGTTAGCCGTGTTCGTTTGCCAGACGAGGCGACCATCGGCGTCGGCGAGCACGAGGTTTCCGTCTTCACCGAAAGTCAACGTCGCGTTTTCTTTGACCGGCGAGCCTCTGTTTGCTTCCCAGACCCACCGGAGAGTTGACTCTTGAGCTCTGTTTCCGATTCTGAGAGCGAGTGTATACGCGTTTGGGGTTGTGTTGTAGAAACAGAGACGGAAGTTGTCGTTGAAGGGCTGGAAGCCACGTACGTCGGGGTTGTATTCGATGGGACTGTAGTCGGTGTAGCCTCCATCGTTGACCACTCGGAACTGCTCGTCGACGGGGACTTTGGCTTGTGCTCCGATCAAGAAAATGGAGAGAGTGAAGCAGAGAGACAATGTTATTGagaatttcatttttaatgtgtTGTTTATTGATTGTGGTGTGTGTTTATGTGTATAGAGTGAGGTTCTATTTATATAGAAACCAAAGCGGTCTTGGTTTTAAAATGTCTTAATAATAGGGTCTTTTAGACGACTTTTTGGTCTTTGTTTCGGCTATAATTTATTGGTTTTGCtggttttgttttgaatttcaTCATTCTAGAGAGCTTATCTTGACCTTAATGCTAACCCGTGCACGGTTAGATAATCTCCATGTCAACGATTGACAATGATATCTAACGAAACAAGATCCGAGTTAAGGGGTTAACTGTGTAAGCATATGGTTTAAGATTTATCTGTTGTATGCCAGTAAGAGTGATTTAACATCTAAATATAACAaggttaattttttaaaaacataacatCACTAGTAAAACTTAATTACAGATTTGTTTCATACAAACACTTCATGTTTTCTCTTGTAAAAGAACTTGTATATGTATTTATCGATAACATTATggtgtaaattaaataaatactcTTAACATAAACTAACATGTTCATTCACAAAGCAGTCAATACTTATTATACGTGTTTTGTTGGTTTCTAATTATATAGTTTCTTCTTTCTTGTACCACATGCAACGTTAgttaaaataattagaaatggtAGGAATGCTGCTTATTAAACACAAAGAAATATAAATCATACATCTGATCTGAGGTAGGACCGACCATTCACCTTTCTATTAATATAAGCGATCGGGGAATATGCTCGTGGTCGATTTTTTCGTCTCTTTGTATTtgattaaatcttttttttttctgatgaaGCATAGGTGGAATTCGAAATTTAAATACATGCAGTTCTGATTAAATttcatatatagagagagataaAATGGAGATGATACTAATTAATCGTTGCTAATTATTTGTctttttaaaatgaaactacCACTTGTTTATAAAGAACCTAAAGAAAATTTGAAGGTGCTTTTACAAAGAAATAAACGGACAATGAACCGGAACGGTGTTCATGTAATCATGTGTGTCCCAATACCCGGCGGCTTGCAAAGTGTGTGTGGGGCCTTGTAAGAAAGGTCTTATTCGGCTGCTCGAggctttaatattttttatttaggttAACCTTTTTTTATGATTGATGTTCTGAGTCCATGTGCCAACTTGTGTTGATAAAATAGTAAAGGCAACCATCTGTATTCATTGCCAGAGGAAGAAAAAGTACTTCCATTGCTGAGTTAGCCATCCCATCATAGCACATGGTCCTTATATCCAATGGGCTTTGGTTTATCATTCAGCTCCACTTGTTGGGCTTCATTATTTGTTGGCTTAAGGTCTGTAATCCATCCCTAGCTTCCATTTGTAATAGAAAAAACTTTGAGGAACATGTGAAATTGTTAAAACTAGAGGGAATGTAGAGAAAATGAGCATTTTAATCTTCAAACTATTTGAAATCAACAAATTTAATACCGAACTATTATTTGCACGATTTTATTCCCTAATTGACTCGACAAATTAGTGACTAAAAAACTCAACCATTAAATCGTTAGTTTTATATCAATTATCATTGTCATTGAATCTGAAAAATTTCcaacaaattttaatttcaagTGAAGATGATTTCCGGTGATACTTGTTTCCGTGATAAGGTAGAATTTGCTTTTTTTATCACTGAAAATCACTTTTGTCGTCGCCAAAAATCGTTGAGTTTGGAGATTCAAAGTTTTTTTGGTTCAATAGCAAAGATAACTTAACAGTTGATTTTTTAGTCATTAATTTGCCAAATCAACTATTAGTTGAAGAACTAAATCGTGAAAGTAATAGTTTAGTATAAAACTTGCTGATTTCAAATAATTGAGGAATTAAACTCCTATTTTCTCAGGGAATGCAAGTGACAAAACAAAAGTTAGAGGAAACATAACGCAATAGAgtgatatataataaaatataggaCGCATATGTAATTGCAAACAATATGTGGTGAAAattgataaatataaaaaagttaagGGATCGcgataaatatacaaaatgttTCGGGAAAGTATATGTAACTACTATTTTAAAAAGGCAGAGAAAAGGAATCGAATTAAAAGCTCATCATCGAGGAGCACGTCAGATTCTATATAGACGAGACGAAAGTGTTCTCtcggatctctctctctctaaaacccTAACTCTGATCAATCGAATTCGGCAGCAGCGAGATCATGGCCAACAGTAATCTGCCCCGAAGAATCATCAAGGTGAGAGCTGCTTTTGTTAATCGCCTTTCGATCTCGTCTTTTGATTCctgattcttatttttttaattcaattgTGATCTGATAGGAAACGCAACGTCTGCTCAGCGAACCGGGTAAGCTCTTTTGATTTTCACCCCGCCTTTGCTGCGTTCAATTGTGGATTCGAGATGTGATAAGTTTGAGTTTTGTTGTAGAGGGTAAGttaaaaatgtgatttttatCAATTTTGTATTGTTGCAGCTCCGGGTATAAGTGCATCTCCATCTGAGGAGAACATGAGGTACTTCAACGTTATGGTTCTTGGTCCTTCTCAATCACCTTATGAAGGTAATTGCTTTTATACTATCTATGTAGCTGTTGGAAGATGTCTATGAAAGATTCTTATTTGTGGGAAGTAACCAAGTAGTAGTCTTCTGATAATCTGAGTTTCAGTTTATTGCTTTGAGATTGCAGCATGTTGAACAACCATTGCTAGGTAGGTAATGATCATGTAGATTGTTGGGTTTGGAAGAAAAGCTGAGAAATTGTTATATGGATACTTAATAGTTATAAGCTTATTacaactttatattttatttgtatcCTTTTGCTGCTGCATAAAATATACTGAGTTAAAGATGTTGCACTTTTTACCTCCTGTGAATCAAGCCTACTCATTTTCTAAAGTTTGATTCTTTTATTCAGACTGAGTGATGTATGCCAATCATTTTTGTTTCCATTTTATAGGAGGTGTTTTCAAGTTGGAGCTCTTTTTGCCTGAAGAGTACCCTATGGCAGCTCCCAAGGTAAGTTGTTTCTGTGTTTCCTCCTTTTTGAAAGTTTATATTGTTTTCAAGTTTTGCATTATCCGCATCCAATGGTGACTTGAGTATAAGTAGGGACTGTTACATTTCTTAGGTATATTCACGTCTATAACATTGGATTCGTTGTTTGGGTAGAGAGTTATATTTTTCTATACTTTAGTACGCTCTGGCTCTTCTAATGATAATGATTTGGAACAGGTTAGGTTTCTCACCAAGATATACCATCCTAATATTGACAAGGTCTTGCTCTCCACTCCTTCCTCTGTTTTCACTTTCACTTTCACAAAACACATTTTTCACAAACTTGTTTATTTGCATGTACAGCTGGGAAGAATCTGTCTTGATATCCTGAAAGACAAATGGAGCCCTGCTCTACAAATACGAACAGTGCTCTTAAGGTAACGTATGAGTTGATTACATTAGATTCTCTCCTTCCACAAAGCATAGGTTTCTTGAGGCGTGACAGCTTTCTTATTCTATTGATATGTCGTCTTTATAAAAGTATTCAAGCTCTTCTGAGTGCACCAAACCCTGATGATCCATTGTCTGAGAACATCGCTAAGCATTGGAAGAGTAATGAGGCTGAAGCTGTGGAGACAGGTAATGTGATCTAAACCGTAAACTTAACTCGTTACCATACTTCTTTACAAACCGTGGGTTACCATCCTTGTGAACTATCTGCGCAGCTAAAGAATGGACCCGTCTGTACGCAAGCGGCGCATGATGGGATGGGAAGGGTGAAAACATCTCATATTCATCCAATTAACATTTACATCTCGTGATAATCTATCTCAACTTCAAAGTTACAAAAAGCTTATATTTTACTGTGTTTCGGCACAGGAAGCTGTAATCTCTCTGAATCATTTACTAATAGATGATCTTCTCTATTAGTCAAGTTTGCTTGAATTTAAAGATTATTTACTCTGTACTCTGTTTAAGCTCTGCAACTTTCGTATGTTGCAAATAACCATAAAGGTTGATAAATCATCAAATGTTATCCAAACAAAATAGAGAAGGCATATTAAATTAGGACACAAGTTTAAAACTTTACAATTACAAACCATAACACAAATTAAGTGACAGTAAAGTAATCAACAACCATCATAACCATCAACCTAATGTTACTCggatataaaataataagagatattaaaagtaaagaaaataaaaacactacCATAGAAAACCACCAACACCAAAGGAATCATCATCAGTAGAGTAGAGAGCACCAGACAACACATTTCAGATTTCATGAGAAATATTAATGAAGCCGAAGTGAGACAAGTGCGTCTACCAACACGTGGAAGGACTTTACTATCTAGACAGGAATGGCGTCTACGTTCGATGAATCTTCACATCTCAATACAATCCCTTCGAGGCTTGCAGGGAACGTGCACTTACTCCACTGCCAACCAGCAGCTAACGGCTCCGTCGTCGGGACTATCATCAGCACGCTCTCGTTTCGCTGCACCACTCCTATCACACTCACTGTGCTTCCTTCTTTGATATACCTGCAAACGAAAGGaagtatcatcatcatcacagaGACCAACATGTTTTTTGAGCAACTCTTTTCTAAGTCTACATTACCCTTCTTTTAGCCGCATTACTCTTTCATCATTGGAGAGATTCTTCTGACCCAACCACCTCACGAAGTCCGGAGACGCTTGCTCGCTCCCTGGCTTGAAGTCTATGACAACAGAATCATCGACGATGGGTGTTACCTTTGCACCGTTCCCAGTCTTCACCAATGCTCTCAGCCCGGATTGAAAATCAGAGATGTAGA belongs to Brassica rapa cultivar Chiifu-401-42 chromosome A07, CAAS_Brap_v3.01, whole genome shotgun sequence and includes:
- the LOC103832364 gene encoding ubiquitin-conjugating enzyme E2 36, which codes for MANSNLPRRIIKETQRLLSEPAPGISASPSEENMRYFNVMVLGPSQSPYEGGVFKLELFLPEEYPMAAPKVRFLTKIYHPNIDKLGRICLDILKDKWSPALQIRTVLLSIQALLSAPNPDDPLSENIAKHWKSNEAEAVETAKEWTRLYASGA